Proteins encoded in a region of the Paucibacter sediminis genome:
- a CDS encoding helix-turn-helix domain-containing protein has translation MSATPPPSRPAPAQPRRVPVRYFVLLLDLLRSQGTDVAQLLRMAGVEAERLTQRGATLLPSEIEAFVSSARQLTGRTDLGLEMGRLIKMNSHELLGFGMLSCRNWGEAMQLVARHYHLMTETFSLRYRRIGGGVGEAVYTPLTAMPLETLRFYYEVLAVAHQNQVHLMLGGQEPAYDIYLSMPPPPHAQRYLALGPARFHFDAQALPGVRVLMGADLLDHALAMADANVVREVDERCTALGQRPPAGETGWGDYVRMLLRETPGRLVTLEDLAQRIHVSPRTIDRYLKKEKLQFRSLAERVRFELACELLGEPGATVTQVALQLGFSDSANFSRSFRRVIGITPSEYQQRPRTAATPSA, from the coding sequence ATGAGCGCGACGCCACCGCCCAGCCGCCCCGCCCCGGCCCAGCCGCGCCGGGTGCCGGTGCGCTATTTCGTGCTCCTGCTGGACCTGCTGCGCAGCCAGGGCACGGATGTGGCCCAGCTGCTGCGCATGGCGGGTGTCGAGGCCGAACGGCTCACGCAGCGCGGCGCCACCCTGCTGCCCAGCGAGATCGAGGCCTTTGTGAGCTCGGCACGCCAGCTCACCGGCCGTACCGATCTGGGCCTGGAGATGGGCCGGCTGATCAAGATGAATTCGCACGAACTGCTGGGCTTCGGCATGCTCAGCTGCCGCAACTGGGGCGAGGCCATGCAGCTGGTGGCGCGCCACTACCACCTGATGACCGAGACCTTCTCGCTGCGCTACCGGCGCATCGGCGGCGGTGTCGGCGAGGCCGTCTACACGCCGCTCACCGCGATGCCGCTGGAGACGCTGCGCTTCTATTACGAGGTGCTGGCGGTGGCGCACCAGAACCAGGTCCACCTGATGCTGGGCGGCCAGGAGCCGGCCTACGACATCTACCTCTCGATGCCGCCGCCGCCGCATGCGCAGCGCTACCTGGCGCTGGGCCCGGCGCGCTTTCACTTCGACGCCCAGGCCCTGCCCGGCGTGCGCGTGCTGATGGGGGCCGACCTGCTGGACCACGCGCTGGCGATGGCCGACGCCAACGTGGTGCGCGAGGTCGACGAGCGCTGCACCGCGCTGGGCCAGCGCCCGCCGGCGGGCGAGACCGGCTGGGGCGACTATGTGCGCATGCTGCTGCGCGAGACGCCCGGCCGCCTGGTGACGCTGGAAGACCTGGCGCAGCGCATCCATGTCTCGCCGCGCACCATCGACCGCTATCTGAAGAAAGAGAAGCTGCAGTTCCGCAGCCTGGCCGAGCGGGTGCGCTTCGAGCTCGCCTGCGAGCTGCTGGGCGAGCCGGGCGCCACCGTCACCCAGGTGGCGCTGCAGCTGGGCTTCAGCGACTCGGCCAATTTCAGCCGCTCGTTCCGCCGCGTCATCGGCATCACGCCCAGCGAATACCAGCAGCGGCCGCGCACGGCGGCCACGCCCTCGGCCTGA
- a CDS encoding zinc-binding dehydrogenase, translating into MKAVVCQNKQLSLVDLPEPKPEEGQLLVKVLRCGICGSDLHVRQHCDHWGQLMSRSGYRQLTSSAQPVVFGHEFSAEVLDQGPGGKRTGFKPGTKVVALPFLRVGKEIDAIGLSERVSGAYAERLVVQESMTLAIPNGLDPAVAALTEPMSVAWHAIRRGEVKKKDVAIVIGCGPVGLATICLLKAQGVKHVVAADFSAGRRALAKRCGADVVVDPAAESPYANWQAWGCIGDLPGMLELAVGTREQLGKLPLIPWWHTWRLAEALGALPKRPIIFECVGAPGVLQSVINGAPQFARIVVVGVCMQADQIEPAVAINKEVDLRFVLGYSPLEFRDTLHMMAEGKVDCAPLITGEVGLGGVEAAFNALGDPDRHAKILVDPASLLTVPA; encoded by the coding sequence ATGAAAGCCGTGGTCTGCCAGAACAAGCAACTCTCCCTCGTCGATCTGCCCGAGCCCAAGCCCGAGGAGGGGCAGCTGCTGGTCAAGGTGCTGCGCTGCGGCATCTGCGGCTCCGACCTGCATGTGCGCCAGCATTGCGACCATTGGGGCCAGCTGATGAGCCGCAGCGGCTACCGCCAGCTCACCAGCAGCGCGCAGCCGGTGGTGTTCGGCCATGAGTTCAGCGCCGAGGTGCTGGACCAGGGGCCGGGCGGCAAGAGGACCGGCTTCAAGCCCGGCACCAAGGTGGTGGCCTTGCCCTTTCTGCGCGTCGGCAAGGAGATCGACGCGATCGGGCTTTCCGAGCGCGTCAGCGGCGCCTATGCCGAGCGCCTGGTGGTGCAGGAGTCCATGACCCTGGCGATCCCGAATGGCCTGGACCCGGCCGTGGCGGCGCTCACCGAGCCGATGTCGGTGGCCTGGCATGCGATCCGCCGCGGCGAGGTCAAGAAGAAGGACGTGGCCATCGTGATCGGCTGCGGCCCGGTGGGCCTGGCCACCATCTGCCTGCTGAAGGCCCAGGGCGTCAAACATGTGGTGGCGGCCGACTTCTCGGCCGGCCGGCGCGCCCTGGCCAAGCGCTGTGGCGCCGACGTGGTGGTGGACCCGGCCGCCGAATCGCCCTACGCGAACTGGCAGGCCTGGGGTTGCATCGGCGATCTGCCGGGCATGCTGGAGCTGGCGGTGGGCACGCGCGAGCAGCTCGGCAAGCTGCCCCTGATCCCCTGGTGGCATACCTGGCGCCTGGCCGAGGCGTTGGGCGCGCTGCCCAAGCGCCCCATCATTTTTGAATGCGTGGGTGCGCCGGGCGTGCTGCAGAGCGTCATCAACGGTGCGCCGCAATTCGCGCGCATCGTGGTGGTGGGCGTGTGCATGCAGGCCGACCAGATCGAGCCGGCGGTGGCCATCAACAAGGAAGTCGACCTGCGCTTCGTGCTGGGCTACTCGCCGCTGGAATTCCGCGACACCCTGCACATGATGGCCGAGGGCAAGGTCGATTGCGCGCCGCTGATCACCGGCGAGGTCGGGCTGGGCGGCGTGGAGGCGGCCTTCAACGCGCTGGGCGATCCGGATCGCCACGCCAAGATCCTGGTCGACCCGGCCAGCCTATTGACCGTGCCCGCCTGA
- a CDS encoding haloalkane dehalogenase: protein MNILRTPAQRFENLPDYDFAPHWHQLTPQLRLHYVDEGPRAAKPVLMLHGEPSWSYLYRHMIKPVAAAGLRVLAPDLIGFGKSDKPAARGDYSYEGQVAWLRAWLEALDLRDITLVCQDWGSLIGLRLLAECPERFERVLMGNGGLPTHAMRISRVFKLWRAFSRWSPWFPIGRILQYGTKRKLTAGELAAYEAPFPDARYQAAARVYPSLVPVAGFNARGSADNERAWGVLEQWHKPFVLCFSDGDPITRGGDAEFLRRVPGTRGQPHCTLHGGHFMQEDDAARFARLIVDCCHLDTQGNPAPVGN, encoded by the coding sequence ATGAACATCCTCAGAACCCCGGCGCAGCGCTTCGAGAATCTGCCCGATTACGACTTCGCACCGCACTGGCACCAGCTCACGCCGCAGCTGCGCCTGCACTATGTGGACGAGGGCCCGCGCGCGGCCAAGCCGGTGCTGATGCTGCATGGCGAGCCGAGCTGGTCCTATCTGTACCGCCACATGATCAAGCCGGTGGCCGCCGCGGGCCTGCGCGTGCTGGCGCCGGACCTGATCGGCTTCGGCAAGTCCGACAAGCCGGCCGCGCGCGGCGATTACAGCTACGAGGGCCAGGTGGCCTGGCTGCGCGCCTGGCTGGAGGCCCTGGACCTGCGCGACATCACCCTGGTGTGCCAGGACTGGGGCTCGCTGATCGGGCTGCGCCTGCTGGCCGAATGCCCCGAGCGCTTCGAGCGCGTGCTGATGGGCAACGGCGGCCTGCCCACCCATGCGATGCGGATCAGCCGGGTCTTCAAGCTCTGGCGCGCCTTCTCGCGCTGGAGCCCCTGGTTCCCGATCGGCCGCATCCTGCAATACGGCACCAAGCGCAAGCTGACGGCGGGCGAGCTCGCCGCCTACGAGGCACCGTTCCCCGACGCCCGCTACCAGGCCGCCGCGCGCGTCTATCCCTCGCTGGTGCCGGTGGCCGGCTTCAATGCGCGCGGCAGCGCCGACAACGAGCGCGCCTGGGGCGTGCTGGAGCAATGGCACAAGCCCTTTGTGCTGTGCTTCAGCGATGGCGACCCTATCACTCGCGGCGGCGATGCCGAATTCCTGCGCCGCGTGCCCGGCACCCGTGGCCAGCCGCATTGCACCCTGCACGGCGGGCATTTCATGCAGGAGGACGATGCGGCGCGCTTCGCCCGGCTGATCGTGGATTGCTGCCATCTGGATACCCAGGGCAATCCCGCGCCCGTCGGGAATTGA
- a CDS encoding DUF3604 domain-containing protein: MTKRTIRKVLGYGALALLLLAALAAWKIARREPQPLPRGPLLPPAAQAAQLPPPNPERNAYFGETHLHTSYSMDANLFGTRNDPRTAYRFAKGEEVEIPETGLRQRLRAPLDFAAVTDHAEGLGLYAQCNTPGSSGYWSIDCVGMRNQVLLVFPRLFKANIQSGPERAHYPEGGCGADGRACITAARDVWRDTQNAANEHYQPGRFTTLIGFEYSPTLADGGMIHRNVLFRGHQVPDNVFGAGDGFAEDLLRWLDVQCKAPACSALAIPHNPNFSWGLMFGDRNADASPITPEALKLRARYETLVEVFQAKGSSECAAGLSVNDEQCGFENFWPVCTPEQAKIDAKTGQHAAHCVAETDLVRGVLKKGLQLQRQLGFNPYRFGFVGATDNHNGTPGDTDEATYKGHGGSNDGAPEQRLGLSSTPVSRTLGIKGTEINPGGLAGVWAEQNTREAIFDALQRRETWGTSGTRLRARLFGGFALPAGLAQRPDRISAAYASGVPMGGDLGAPGSAAAAPRFFAWAQRDVNSAPLQKLQIVKGWLKADGSTAERVWDVACSDGLKPQAGRCPANGATVDLSNCQPSSGQGAAELAVDWVDPDFRSEQQAFYYLRVLENPVCRYSQRDALAAGKPHPAGFAPTIQERAWTSPIWYTAK; encoded by the coding sequence ATGACGAAAAGAACGATCCGGAAAGTCCTGGGCTACGGGGCGCTGGCCCTGCTGCTGCTGGCCGCGCTGGCGGCCTGGAAGATCGCCCGGCGCGAGCCGCAGCCGCTGCCGCGCGGGCCGCTGCTGCCGCCGGCGGCGCAGGCCGCGCAGCTGCCGCCGCCCAACCCCGAGCGCAACGCCTATTTCGGCGAGACCCATCTGCACACCAGCTACTCGATGGACGCCAATCTGTTCGGCACCCGCAACGACCCGCGCACCGCCTACCGCTTTGCCAAGGGCGAGGAGGTCGAGATTCCCGAGACCGGCCTGCGCCAGCGCCTGCGTGCGCCGCTGGACTTCGCCGCCGTCACCGACCATGCCGAGGGCCTGGGCCTGTACGCGCAGTGCAACACGCCCGGCAGCAGCGGCTACTGGAGCATCGATTGCGTGGGCATGCGGAACCAGGTGCTGTTGGTGTTCCCGCGCCTGTTCAAGGCGAATATCCAGAGCGGCCCCGAGCGGGCGCATTACCCGGAGGGCGGCTGCGGCGCCGACGGGCGTGCCTGCATCACCGCCGCGCGCGATGTCTGGCGCGATACCCAGAACGCCGCCAACGAGCATTACCAGCCGGGCCGCTTCACCACCCTGATCGGCTTCGAGTACAGCCCCACGCTGGCCGATGGCGGCATGATCCACCGCAATGTGCTGTTCCGCGGCCACCAGGTGCCCGACAACGTGTTCGGTGCCGGCGACGGCTTTGCCGAGGATCTGCTGCGCTGGCTGGACGTGCAATGCAAGGCGCCGGCCTGTTCAGCGCTGGCGATCCCGCACAACCCCAACTTCTCCTGGGGCCTGATGTTCGGCGATCGCAATGCCGACGCCAGTCCCATCACGCCCGAGGCGCTGAAGCTGCGCGCGCGCTACGAGACCCTGGTGGAGGTGTTCCAGGCCAAGGGCAGCAGCGAATGCGCGGCCGGCCTGTCGGTGAACGACGAGCAATGCGGGTTCGAGAACTTCTGGCCCGTCTGCACGCCCGAGCAGGCGAAGATAGACGCCAAGACCGGCCAGCATGCCGCGCATTGCGTGGCCGAGACCGACCTGGTGCGCGGCGTGCTGAAGAAGGGCCTGCAGCTGCAGCGCCAGCTCGGCTTCAACCCCTACCGCTTCGGTTTCGTGGGCGCCACCGACAACCACAACGGCACGCCCGGCGATACCGACGAGGCCACCTACAAGGGCCATGGCGGCAGCAACGATGGCGCGCCCGAACAGCGCCTGGGCCTGAGTTCGACGCCGGTGAGCAGGACCCTGGGCATCAAGGGCACCGAGATCAATCCTGGCGGGCTGGCCGGTGTGTGGGCCGAGCAGAACACGCGCGAGGCCATCTTCGACGCGCTGCAGCGCCGCGAGACCTGGGGCACCAGCGGCACGCGCCTGCGCGCGCGCCTGTTCGGCGGCTTCGCGCTGCCGGCCGGGCTGGCACAGCGGCCCGATCGCATCAGCGCCGCCTACGCCAGCGGCGTGCCGATGGGCGGCGATCTCGGCGCGCCCGGCAGCGCTGCCGCCGCGCCGCGCTTCTTCGCCTGGGCGCAGCGCGACGTCAACTCGGCGCCGCTGCAGAAGCTGCAGATCGTCAAGGGCTGGTTGAAGGCCGACGGCAGCACGGCCGAGCGCGTCTGGGACGTGGCCTGCTCGGACGGCCTCAAGCCCCAGGCAGGGCGCTGCCCGGCGAATGGCGCGACGGTGGACCTGAGCAACTGCCAGCCCAGCAGCGGGCAGGGCGCGGCCGAACTGGCGGTCGACTGGGTCGATCCCGATTTCAGGTCCGAGCAACAGGCCTTCTACTACCTGCGCGTGCTGGAGAACCCGGTGTGCCGCTACAGCCAGCGCGATGCGCTGGCCGCCGGCAAGCCGCATCCGGCGGGCTTTGCGCCCACCATCCAGGAGCGCGCCTGGACCTCGCCGATCTGGTACACGGCCAAGTGA
- a CDS encoding HupE/UreJ family protein translates to MKRWLGILCLALLCLAGAARAHETLPAALSLQERGPAVWDLTLRIPAAQGRPPALRPRLPAHCAALPEPAERLLPAARQLDWRGVACRLAPGDSIAVEGLAATQIDLLLRIEPANGPALSQLLSPRAPAWVLPAQAQAAPPAPAYFGLGVEHILGGTDHLLFVLALLLLVRRALPLLRTVTAFTLAHSVTLAAAALGLVQVPGAPVEAAIALSIVFVARELSRPAPGLAARRPWLVALAFGLLHGFGFAGALAELGLPAGEIPLALALFNLGVEAGQLLFLAAVLLAWRGLMRARKSWPRWAARVPAYALGAVSSCWLLQRLALL, encoded by the coding sequence ATGAAGCGCTGGCTTGGCATTCTTTGTCTTGCGCTGCTGTGCCTGGCCGGCGCGGCGCGGGCGCATGAGACCCTGCCCGCGGCGCTGAGCCTGCAGGAGCGCGGCCCGGCTGTGTGGGACCTCACGCTGCGCATCCCCGCCGCGCAGGGCCGGCCGCCGGCGCTGCGGCCGCGGCTGCCGGCGCATTGCGCGGCCTTGCCCGAGCCCGCCGAACGGCTGCTGCCGGCGGCGCGCCAGCTGGATTGGCGAGGCGTGGCCTGCCGGCTGGCGCCGGGCGACAGCATCGCCGTCGAGGGCCTGGCCGCCACCCAGATTGACCTGCTGCTGCGCATCGAGCCCGCCAACGGCCCTGCGCTCAGCCAGCTGCTGAGCCCGCGCGCGCCGGCCTGGGTGCTGCCCGCGCAGGCGCAGGCGGCGCCGCCTGCGCCTGCCTATTTCGGCCTCGGGGTCGAGCACATCCTGGGCGGCACCGACCACCTGCTGTTCGTGCTCGCGCTGCTGCTGCTGGTGCGCCGCGCGCTGCCGCTGCTGCGCACCGTCACCGCCTTCACGCTGGCGCACAGCGTCACGCTGGCGGCCGCGGCGCTGGGGCTTGTGCAGGTACCGGGCGCGCCGGTGGAGGCGGCGATCGCCCTCTCCATCGTGTTCGTGGCGCGCGAGCTCTCGCGCCCGGCGCCGGGTCTGGCGGCGCGGCGGCCCTGGCTGGTGGCGCTGGCCTTCGGGCTCCTGCATGGCTTCGGCTTTGCCGGCGCGCTCGCCGAGCTGGGCCTGCCCGCCGGCGAGATCCCGCTCGCGCTGGCGCTTTTCAATCTGGGCGTCGAGGCCGGGCAGCTGCTGTTCCTGGCCGCGGTGCTGCTGGCCTGGCGGGGGCTGATGCGGGCGCGCAAGAGCTGGCCCCGCTGGGCCGCTCGCGTGCCAGCCTATGCGCTGGGTGCAGTGTCGAGCTGTTGGTTGCTGCAGCGCCTGGCGCTGCTTTGA
- a CDS encoding peptidylprolyl isomerase: MKEKSTSAWSRLCAEPLLHFLLAGALLFGLHAWLQAWRDPQRIAIDAQDLERLRAMARKQWGREPDAAQLDGLLQAQLREELLYREALAQGLDRDDVVIRRRLAQKMEFLAQGDLQAPGEARLRAWYDAHAQRYADATRWTLEQRVVDGRVLGPARLDQADAARITAEFGAAVAARVATLTPGAWSEPIASPLGRHSLRVSAVQAPSFEALREQVLRDWAEASQREARDAAYARLRERYRISLPALP; encoded by the coding sequence ATGAAGGAAAAAAGCACCAGCGCCTGGTCCCGCTTGTGCGCCGAGCCCCTGCTGCACTTCCTGCTGGCTGGCGCGCTGCTGTTCGGCCTGCATGCCTGGTTGCAGGCGTGGCGCGACCCGCAGCGCATTGCGATCGATGCGCAGGACCTCGAGCGCCTGCGTGCGATGGCGCGCAAGCAATGGGGGCGCGAACCCGATGCGGCCCAGCTGGATGGCTTGCTGCAGGCGCAGCTGCGCGAGGAGCTTCTCTACCGCGAGGCCCTGGCCCAGGGTCTGGACCGCGACGATGTGGTGATACGCCGGCGTCTGGCGCAGAAGATGGAGTTCCTGGCCCAGGGCGATCTGCAGGCGCCCGGGGAGGCGCGGCTGCGCGCCTGGTATGACGCGCACGCGCAGCGCTATGCCGATGCCACGCGCTGGACGCTGGAGCAGCGCGTCGTCGACGGCCGCGTGCTCGGCCCGGCGCGCCTGGACCAGGCCGATGCGGCGCGCATCACGGCCGAGTTCGGCGCCGCCGTGGCCGCGCGCGTGGCCACGCTGACACCCGGCGCATGGTCCGAGCCGATCGCATCGCCGCTGGGGCGCCACAGCCTGCGCGTGAGCGCGGTGCAAGCGCCCAGCTTCGAGGCGCTGCGCGAGCAGGTGCTGCGCGATTGGGCCGAGGCCAGCCAGCGCGAGGCCCGCGATGCCGCCTATGCGCGGCTGCGCGAGCGCTACCGCATCAGCCTGCCGGCGCTGCCATGA